A single region of the Streptomyces virginiae genome encodes:
- a CDS encoding AfsR/SARP family transcriptional regulator, which produces MRFEVLGPLTVRTDEGTPVAVPEAKVRALLGALLVRHGRPVPVDRLIDELWGEDLPGNPANTLQTKISQLRRILARAEEGGRTLVGFGPAGYALRVADAAVDAGRFAELTALARKEDGAGARAALLSEALGLWRGPAYADLPDADSVRTEVARLEERRVTAQEDLAEARLELGEHVVVADELAALIAEHPLRQRLRAARMRALYGAGRQNEALAAYREVTARFAEELGIDPGPELGALHEAILRQDPELTAGPQRRPEPEPQPERAAAPGSAPVLAPAVMKARRPGPATNLPTPVSPLVGREEAVARVCAAVEASRLVTLTGPGGVGKTRLALAAASRLAETEAAAASNGDAESGPCPDGVRFVELAGARGGVAAVIAAALGVREDADSGAGPGAGGEAGARDRLAAALAERRLLLVLDNCEHVVESVAALTDQLLRQAPGLRVLATSQEPLALSGEVLEAVAPLDAPEAMELFAARAAAGTPGFTVGPHNAEAVALVCRRLDGLPLALELAATRVRALGVHALAERLHDRFRLLNQVRRDAPARQRTLRAMIDWSWELLAPSERAVLRRLAVFSGGFTLESAEAVCAAGDTAAEDVLDLLTRLVDCSLVVAPYGGGEGAGGAAAGAPRYRMLESVTAYGLERLDEAGEAAAVRLRHAEHFADLAERAASRLHGPEQRGWLSRLDSEGLNLRAALDRAVAAGAAGTALRLVNASAWYWCLRGRIGDARTALESALACASAPDRHAGPAGPARPADSGTRAGSDVAGARARSAAFAVFAGDDSLLGGDFDGADPRGRWLLEFARLGFTNRPEADHRAAAEDVLAGLPAVFRSLGDRWGEAAALSALATRALYRGDLDELRHNAEAGARLFAELGDEWGRLQASEQLGILAEIGGDYREAARLHEEGVRSARELDLFTQVSFRLARQGRIALLTGDTVRAAELHEQARRSAAEQAHRPALQFAEIGLALGARRAGDLDEAEARLLPWLDWNRRLGVDIGVALILAQLGYVAELRGDAPLARTLHRDGLAAARRSGDPRALALAFEGLAGAGSVAAGPGDRATAAAELLGTAAELRESLGTPLPAAERQDVDRATACLRARLGDEAFATAFTRGRTLSPQARAAELIECPGP; this is translated from the coding sequence ATGCGTTTCGAGGTGCTGGGACCACTGACCGTGCGAACCGACGAGGGGACCCCCGTCGCCGTGCCCGAGGCGAAGGTCCGGGCGCTGTTGGGCGCTCTGCTCGTGCGCCACGGCCGGCCCGTGCCCGTGGACCGGCTGATCGACGAACTGTGGGGCGAGGACCTGCCGGGCAACCCGGCGAACACCCTGCAGACCAAGATCTCCCAGCTACGGCGCATCCTGGCGCGGGCCGAGGAGGGCGGCCGCACCCTGGTCGGGTTCGGTCCGGCGGGCTACGCGCTGCGCGTGGCCGACGCCGCCGTGGACGCGGGCCGGTTCGCCGAACTGACCGCGCTCGCCCGCAAGGAGGACGGGGCGGGGGCGCGGGCCGCGCTGCTGTCGGAGGCACTGGGGCTGTGGCGGGGGCCCGCCTACGCCGACCTCCCGGACGCCGACTCCGTACGGACCGAGGTCGCCCGGCTGGAGGAGCGGCGGGTCACCGCGCAGGAGGATCTCGCCGAAGCCCGGCTGGAGCTGGGCGAACACGTCGTAGTGGCGGACGAGTTGGCCGCCCTGATCGCGGAGCATCCACTACGGCAGCGGCTGCGCGCCGCCCGGATGCGGGCGCTCTACGGGGCGGGCCGACAGAACGAGGCGCTCGCGGCCTACCGGGAGGTGACGGCACGGTTCGCGGAGGAGCTCGGTATCGATCCGGGTCCCGAACTCGGAGCGCTGCACGAGGCGATCCTGCGACAGGATCCGGAGCTGACGGCCGGACCGCAACGGCGACCGGAACCGGAACCGCAACCGGAGCGCGCCGCCGCGCCCGGTTCGGCGCCGGTGCTCGCGCCCGCCGTCATGAAGGCACGGCGACCGGGGCCCGCGACGAACCTCCCCACCCCGGTCAGTCCCCTCGTCGGGCGGGAGGAAGCCGTGGCTCGGGTGTGCGCCGCGGTCGAGGCGAGCCGTCTGGTCACGCTCACCGGGCCCGGCGGCGTCGGTAAGACCCGCCTCGCGCTCGCCGCCGCCTCTCGCCTCGCCGAGACCGAGGCCGCCGCGGCTTCGAACGGGGATGCCGAGTCGGGCCCGTGCCCCGACGGCGTCCGCTTCGTCGAACTCGCGGGCGCGCGGGGCGGCGTGGCCGCGGTGATCGCGGCCGCCCTCGGAGTGCGCGAGGACGCCGACAGCGGTGCGGGCCCCGGTGCGGGAGGCGAGGCCGGTGCCCGGGACCGGCTGGCCGCGGCGCTCGCGGAGCGCCGGCTGCTCCTCGTACTCGACAACTGCGAGCACGTCGTGGAGTCCGTGGCCGCTCTGACCGATCAGCTCCTGCGGCAGGCCCCCGGGCTGCGCGTCCTCGCCACCAGCCAGGAGCCGCTGGCCCTGTCCGGTGAGGTACTGGAGGCGGTCGCCCCGCTCGACGCGCCCGAGGCGATGGAGCTCTTCGCCGCCCGCGCCGCCGCCGGCACGCCCGGGTTCACCGTGGGCCCGCACAACGCCGAGGCCGTGGCCCTGGTGTGCCGCCGCCTCGACGGACTCCCGCTCGCCCTGGAACTTGCCGCCACCCGAGTCAGGGCGCTCGGGGTGCACGCGCTCGCCGAGCGCCTCCACGACCGGTTCCGGCTGCTCAACCAGGTGCGACGCGATGCGCCGGCCCGGCAGCGGACCCTACGCGCGATGATCGACTGGAGCTGGGAGTTGTTGGCTCCGTCCGAGCGGGCGGTGCTGCGCCGACTGGCCGTGTTCTCGGGCGGGTTCACCCTGGAATCGGCGGAGGCGGTGTGCGCCGCGGGGGACACCGCGGCCGAGGACGTCCTCGACCTGCTCACGCGACTGGTCGACTGCTCCCTGGTCGTCGCGCCGTACGGCGGTGGCGAAGGCGCCGGTGGCGCGGCGGCCGGGGCTCCGCGGTACCGGATGCTGGAATCGGTGACCGCGTACGGCCTGGAACGGCTCGACGAGGCGGGCGAGGCCGCAGCCGTACGACTGCGGCACGCCGAGCACTTCGCCGATCTCGCCGAGCGGGCCGCGTCCCGTCTGCACGGCCCGGAACAGCGCGGATGGCTGAGCCGTCTCGACTCCGAGGGCCTCAACCTGCGGGCAGCGCTGGACCGGGCGGTCGCGGCGGGAGCGGCCGGTACCGCACTGCGGCTGGTCAACGCGTCGGCCTGGTACTGGTGCCTGCGCGGCCGGATCGGCGACGCGCGGACGGCGTTGGAGTCCGCGCTGGCGTGCGCGTCCGCCCCGGATCGGCACGCCGGTCCGGCCGGTCCGGCTCGTCCGGCCGATTCGGGCACGCGGGCCGGGTCGGACGTCGCCGGTGCGCGGGCCCGGTCGGCCGCCTTCGCGGTGTTCGCCGGGGACGACAGCCTGCTCGGCGGTGACTTCGACGGCGCCGACCCGCGGGGGAGGTGGCTGCTGGAGTTCGCTCGCCTCGGCTTCACGAACCGGCCCGAGGCCGACCACCGTGCCGCCGCCGAGGACGTTCTCGCCGGGCTGCCGGCGGTGTTCCGGAGCCTCGGCGACCGCTGGGGCGAGGCGGCGGCGCTGAGCGCCCTCGCCACCCGGGCCCTGTACCGCGGTGACCTCGACGAGCTGCGCCACAACGCCGAGGCCGGGGCGCGGCTGTTCGCGGAACTCGGCGACGAGTGGGGCCGGTTGCAGGCTTCGGAGCAGCTGGGAATCCTCGCCGAGATCGGCGGCGACTATCGGGAGGCCGCCCGGCTGCACGAGGAGGGCGTACGGAGCGCGCGGGAACTGGACCTCTTCACCCAGGTCTCCTTCCGACTGGCACGGCAGGGCCGGATCGCCCTGCTGACGGGGGACACCGTACGGGCCGCGGAGCTCCACGAGCAGGCTCGGCGGTCGGCCGCCGAGCAGGCGCACCGGCCGGCTCTGCAGTTCGCGGAGATCGGCCTGGCCCTCGGGGCCCGGCGGGCGGGCGACCTGGACGAGGCCGAGGCCCGGCTGCTGCCGTGGCTCGACTGGAACCGCAGGCTCGGGGTGGACATCGGGGTCGCGCTGATCCTGGCGCAGCTGGGGTACGTGGCCGAATTGCGCGGCGACGCCCCACTGGCCCGGACCCTGCATCGGGACGGGCTCGCGGCTGCCCGCCGGTCGGGTGACCCGCGTGCCCTCGCCCTGGCCTTCGAGGGGCTCGCGGGCGCCGGCTCCGTGGCCGCCGGCCCGGGTGACCGGGCCACCGCCGCGGCGGAGTTGCTCGGTACAGCCGCCGAACTGCGGGAGTCCCTCGGTACCCCGCTGCCCGCGGCGGAACGGCAGGACGTGGACCGGGCGACGGCCTGCCTGCGGGCGCGCCTGGGTGACGAGGCCTTCGCCACCGCGTTCACGCGCGGCCGCACCCTGTCCCCGCAGGCGCGGGCGGCCGAGCTGATCGAGTGCCCCGGGCCCTGA
- a CDS encoding NADP-dependent oxidoreductase yields MTVSREIRLASRPAGTPGPENFQRVTTRLPEPGEGQILVRNTWMSVDPYMRGRMDDAPSYIAPFALGAALEGGAVGEVVASRSASVPVGATVSHFLGWREYAVLDAGAATVVDTSIASPSDYLGVLGTTGLTAYAALTRTAPVKEGDVVFVSAAAGAVGSVAGQLARQLGASRVIGSAGGPEKTKKLLDVFGYDAAVDHRRGDLPGQLAAAAPEGIDVYLDAVGGDHLQAAIGAIRPGGRIAMVGAISGYNATRPAPGPDNLFRAAAHEVTLRGMLVSSHFDLFPEWIGKAVARLADGTLRTEETVVDGIERAADAFLGVLSGANTGKMLVRLDTAR; encoded by the coding sequence ATGACCGTCTCCCGTGAGATCCGCCTCGCCTCCCGCCCCGCCGGTACCCCCGGGCCCGAGAACTTCCAGCGCGTCACCACCCGGCTCCCGGAGCCCGGCGAGGGCCAGATCCTGGTGCGCAACACCTGGATGTCGGTGGACCCGTACATGCGCGGCCGGATGGACGACGCCCCCTCCTACATCGCGCCGTTCGCCCTCGGCGCCGCCCTCGAAGGCGGCGCGGTCGGCGAGGTGGTCGCCTCCCGCTCCGCGTCCGTGCCGGTCGGGGCGACCGTCTCGCACTTCCTCGGCTGGCGGGAGTACGCGGTGCTGGACGCCGGCGCGGCCACCGTCGTCGACACCTCGATCGCCTCGCCGTCCGACTACCTCGGCGTGCTGGGCACCACGGGCCTGACCGCGTACGCGGCGCTCACCCGGACCGCGCCGGTGAAGGAGGGCGATGTCGTCTTCGTCTCCGCCGCGGCCGGGGCGGTGGGCAGCGTCGCCGGGCAACTGGCACGGCAGTTGGGCGCATCCCGGGTGATCGGTTCGGCCGGTGGCCCCGAGAAGACGAAGAAGCTGCTGGACGTGTTCGGCTACGACGCCGCCGTGGATCACCGCCGGGGCGATCTCCCCGGTCAGCTGGCGGCGGCCGCCCCCGAGGGCATCGACGTCTACCTCGACGCCGTCGGCGGCGACCACCTCCAGGCGGCCATCGGCGCGATCCGCCCCGGTGGGCGGATCGCCATGGTCGGTGCGATCAGCGGCTACAACGCCACGCGGCCGGCCCCGGGCCCCGACAACCTCTTCCGGGCAGCGGCCCACGAGGTGACCCTGCGGGGGATGCTGGTCTCCAGCCACTTCGACCTCTTCCCCGAGTGGATCGGCAAGGCGGTGGCCCGGCTGGCCGACGGGACCCTGCGGACGGAGGAGACCGTCGTCGACGGCATCGAGCGGGCGGCCGACGCCTTCCTCGGGGTGCTGAGCGGTGCCAACACCGGGAAGATGCTGGTCCGTCTGGACACCGCGCGCTGA
- a CDS encoding SpoIIE family protein phosphatase — protein sequence MLYLPDPDPTRRVLHLTLVSGLSREFAAPWSRVGLDDPIPVADAVREGRLVWLGGQEDTARRYPRLGLVLPYDFALAAVPLSEESADRAREPTGAGLLFLWPGSHGPDLDERERKALESARSLLTRVLLRAAGEGRPLRPTPHPIVLRPLPAPTPGPAEAAATMAFVRRLPGGNCALDLNGTITFITPEAADLLGAPVSDLLGALPWEALPWMDTPAIENHYRATAMSRLSRSFIAERPTGQRLCFDLYPDNTGISVRITTVSDRPSAATHVPPADPEEPAPSRATALYPLMLLAATLTEAAHAQDVVEKAADQIVPSMGAHALALLAEQDGRVRIVGHRGYSAEHLAELDGTPVSADTAITHILRTATPLFFGDVGELLVAHPDAVVEDGMAAWAFLPLIASNRPIGSLVLAYGHPRVFAPGERAVLTSIAGLIAQALDRARLYDATHQLARSLQTGLLPHTLPSVPRLDVAARYLPAAYGLEIGGDFYDLIRIDDTTVAAAIGDVQGHNVNAAALMGQVRTAVHAGAGAPPEEVLARTNRLLTDLEPGLFTSCLYAHIDLAGHTVRLASAGHPPPLLRHPGGATEMLNLPAGLLLGIEPGAAYTAVEIPFSPGTLLALFTDGLVEAPGRDIEDAIGAVASRIGAAPEHQPLGDLADELIEHAHRDGPRPDDIALLLLRTEGP from the coding sequence ATGCTCTACCTGCCCGACCCCGACCCCACACGGCGCGTCCTGCACCTGACCTTGGTCTCCGGGCTCTCCCGCGAGTTCGCCGCACCCTGGTCGCGGGTCGGCCTGGACGACCCCATCCCGGTGGCCGACGCGGTCCGTGAGGGCCGGCTCGTCTGGCTCGGCGGCCAGGAGGACACGGCCCGCCGCTATCCGCGCCTCGGGCTCGTCCTCCCGTACGACTTCGCGCTCGCCGCCGTCCCCCTCAGCGAGGAATCCGCCGACCGGGCACGCGAGCCCACCGGGGCCGGCCTGCTGTTCCTGTGGCCGGGCTCGCACGGGCCCGACCTCGACGAACGGGAACGCAAGGCCCTGGAATCGGCACGCAGCCTCCTGACGCGCGTCCTGCTGCGAGCCGCCGGCGAAGGGCGGCCGCTGCGGCCCACACCGCATCCGATCGTCCTGCGGCCGCTCCCGGCACCCACACCGGGCCCGGCCGAGGCGGCGGCCACCATGGCCTTCGTCCGGCGCCTGCCCGGAGGCAACTGCGCACTCGACCTGAACGGCACCATCACCTTCATCACCCCGGAGGCGGCCGACCTGCTCGGCGCGCCCGTCTCCGACCTGCTCGGAGCCCTGCCCTGGGAGGCCCTTCCCTGGATGGACACCCCCGCCATCGAGAACCACTACCGGGCCACCGCGATGAGCCGACTGTCCCGGAGCTTCATCGCCGAACGACCCACCGGACAGCGGCTGTGTTTCGACCTCTACCCGGACAACACCGGCATCAGCGTCCGCATCACCACGGTGAGCGACCGGCCGTCCGCAGCGACCCACGTCCCGCCGGCGGACCCCGAGGAGCCCGCGCCCAGCCGCGCCACCGCGCTCTACCCGCTCATGCTGCTGGCCGCCACCCTCACCGAGGCCGCCCACGCGCAGGACGTCGTGGAGAAGGCCGCGGACCAGATCGTCCCCTCGATGGGAGCCCACGCCCTGGCCCTCCTGGCCGAGCAGGACGGGCGGGTACGGATCGTCGGCCACCGCGGCTACTCCGCCGAACACCTGGCGGAGCTCGACGGCACCCCCGTCTCGGCCGACACCGCCATCACCCACATCCTGCGCACGGCGACCCCCCTGTTCTTCGGCGATGTGGGCGAGCTGCTGGTCGCCCACCCCGACGCGGTGGTCGAGGACGGCATGGCCGCCTGGGCGTTCCTGCCCCTGATCGCCTCCAACCGGCCCATCGGCTCCCTCGTCCTCGCCTACGGACACCCCCGCGTCTTCGCCCCCGGCGAGCGCGCCGTCCTCACCTCGATCGCCGGGCTCATCGCGCAGGCCCTGGACCGCGCCCGCCTCTACGACGCCACCCACCAGCTCGCCCGCAGCCTGCAGACCGGCCTCCTGCCCCACACCCTGCCCAGCGTCCCCCGCCTCGACGTCGCCGCCCGCTACCTGCCCGCCGCGTACGGCCTCGAGATCGGTGGCGACTTCTACGACCTCATCCGTATCGACGACACCACCGTCGCGGCCGCCATCGGCGACGTCCAGGGCCACAACGTGAACGCCGCCGCCCTCATGGGCCAGGTCCGCACCGCCGTCCACGCGGGCGCCGGGGCACCCCCGGAAGAGGTCCTCGCCCGCACCAACCGGCTCTTGACGGACCTCGAACCCGGGCTGTTCACCAGCTGCCTGTACGCCCACATCGACCTCGCCGGCCACACCGTCCGACTGGCCTCCGCCGGCCACCCGCCGCCTCTGCTGCGCCACCCCGGCGGGGCGACCGAGATGCTGAACCTGCCGGCCGGGCTCCTCCTGGGCATCGAACCCGGGGCCGCGTACACGGCCGTCGAGATCCCCTTCAGCCCCGGAACCCTGCTCGCCCTCTTCACCGACGGGCTCGTCGAAGCACCCGGCCGGGACATCGAGGACGCCATCGGCGCGGTCGCCAGCCGTATCGGCGCCGCCCCCGAGCACCAGCCGCTCGGGGACCTGGCCGACGAACTCATCGAGCACGCCCACCGCGACGGCCCCCGCCCCGACGACATCGCCCTGCTGCTCCTGCGCACCGAGGGCCCGTGA
- a CDS encoding MmcQ/YjbR family DNA-binding protein, giving the protein MCTSDEVREIALALPQTTEKEAWAMPTFRVAGKMFLTLPDDETSLAVRCPKEERDELVRAEPEKFWVADHEASFAWVRARLAALDDTDELRAIVVDSWRQAAPPALLKDHPDLAPEDPS; this is encoded by the coding sequence GTGTGTACGTCCGACGAAGTCCGTGAAATCGCCCTGGCCCTCCCGCAGACGACCGAGAAGGAAGCCTGGGCCATGCCCACCTTCCGGGTCGCCGGGAAGATGTTCCTGACCCTGCCCGACGACGAGACGTCGCTGGCCGTCCGCTGCCCGAAGGAGGAACGCGACGAGCTGGTCCGCGCCGAGCCCGAGAAGTTCTGGGTCGCCGACCACGAAGCGTCCTTCGCCTGGGTGAGGGCACGGCTGGCGGCCCTCGACGACACCGACGAGCTCCGCGCCATCGTCGTCGACTCCTGGCGGCAGGCCGCGCCGCCCGCACTGCTCAAGGACCACCCCGACCTCGCTCCCGAAGACCCCTCCTGA
- a CDS encoding DUF4139 domain-containing protein, with the protein MTAETAQRWSSTLDSVVVYARGAVCRRLVRGSMPADGRVRVTGLPRSLDPGSLRARVLDAPGVRVTEARVEVEAEPRGAGAPDTLRREVERLRDAYAVAQGRRDRQRVLIDEVRALRPVPPVPDPEAPHRRTPVDAWLELADFTETRLTGLHARLVELEDALRLVEHELGVAADRLARASTDAPPAHVRTTVSALLTLDTAGDAEGDGEDGGEVELELEYGVPGAVWVPTYRLTHRQGEGDGRLVLRASVAQRTGEDWTGVRIALATADLRRRTDLPKLRSVRIGRRQPAPAPSGWREPPAGLADLFAGYEAAGSRRPTPTVVPPALRVGSAPGPVPPPPQPPPAAAAAPAPQGYGAPPMPGGVYGAAPDGIGGALPALAQPARPRGAGRARGGGMGFGGAPAPAAPAAPGGVAPPAPASAPAPEPVAGPPQPSGAELDYAALVLCGPDEHVGRRGRLFADSPADPVAAEHRRRAEAVGGLALPGHAVRPRESAGSFDHRFDAAARADIPSDGTWHTVTVGEIPVGLRTEYVCVPSVEQIVYATLVLSNATDQALLAGPVEVTVDEDFLLTAALPTLAPGGVRRVGLGPAEGVRVTRRTNLRESTSGLRNNTTVLDHQVHVELANRLAGPVTVEVHERVPVSSDPDVRIEERADWTTPEAGAGPEHHAPGTRVWRVDLPAGGTIALDGGYEIRIPAGKAVVGGNRRS; encoded by the coding sequence ATGACGGCGGAGACAGCACAGCGGTGGAGTTCGACCCTCGATTCGGTCGTGGTGTACGCGCGGGGCGCGGTCTGCCGCCGGCTGGTCCGGGGCAGCATGCCGGCGGACGGGCGGGTACGCGTGACGGGGCTGCCCCGTTCGCTGGACCCGGGCTCGCTGCGGGCGCGTGTGCTGGACGCGCCCGGGGTGCGGGTGACCGAGGCCCGGGTGGAGGTCGAGGCCGAGCCGCGCGGCGCCGGCGCCCCCGACACCTTGCGGCGTGAAGTCGAACGCCTCCGCGACGCATACGCGGTGGCGCAGGGCCGCCGCGACCGGCAACGGGTGCTGATCGACGAGGTCAGGGCCTTGCGGCCGGTGCCCCCGGTCCCTGACCCGGAGGCCCCGCACCGCCGCACCCCGGTGGACGCGTGGCTGGAGCTCGCCGACTTCACCGAAACCCGGCTGACGGGGCTGCACGCCCGCCTCGTCGAGCTGGAGGACGCGCTGCGCCTCGTCGAGCACGAGCTCGGCGTCGCCGCCGACCGGCTCGCCCGCGCCTCCACCGACGCTCCGCCGGCCCATGTGCGGACCACGGTCTCCGCTCTCCTGACTCTGGACACCGCGGGGGACGCGGAGGGTGACGGGGAGGATGGCGGGGAGGTCGAGCTGGAGTTGGAGTACGGAGTTCCGGGCGCGGTCTGGGTTCCGACCTACCGGCTCACGCACCGTCAGGGCGAGGGCGACGGCCGCCTCGTGCTGCGCGCCTCGGTCGCCCAGCGCACCGGCGAGGACTGGACCGGTGTGCGCATCGCCCTGGCCACCGCCGACCTGCGGCGCCGCACGGACCTGCCGAAGCTCCGTTCGGTCCGGATCGGTCGCCGACAGCCCGCCCCCGCGCCGTCCGGCTGGCGCGAGCCTCCGGCCGGTCTCGCCGACCTGTTCGCCGGCTACGAGGCGGCCGGCTCCCGCCGCCCCACCCCGACCGTCGTACCTCCCGCCCTCAGGGTCGGCTCCGCGCCCGGTCCCGTACCGCCGCCCCCTCAGCCGCCACCGGCCGCCGCTGCCGCGCCCGCACCGCAGGGGTACGGCGCGCCCCCGATGCCCGGGGGCGTGTACGGCGCGGCCCCGGACGGCATCGGCGGCGCGCTGCCCGCTCTCGCGCAGCCGGCCCGCCCGCGGGGGGCCGGCAGGGCGCGGGGCGGCGGCATGGGCTTCGGCGGGGCGCCCGCTCCCGCGGCCCCCGCGGCTCCCGGTGGGGTCGCTCCCCCGGCGCCCGCGTCGGCTCCGGCGCCGGAACCGGTGGCCGGTCCGCCGCAGCCGAGCGGCGCCGAGCTCGACTACGCCGCCCTCGTGCTGTGCGGCCCCGACGAGCACGTCGGTCGGAGGGGCCGGTTGTTCGCCGACTCCCCCGCCGACCCGGTGGCGGCCGAACACCGCCGCCGTGCCGAGGCGGTGGGCGGGCTGGCGCTGCCCGGGCACGCCGTGCGGCCCCGCGAGTCGGCGGGTTCCTTCGACCACCGCTTCGACGCCGCCGCCCGCGCCGACATTCCGTCGGACGGCACCTGGCACACCGTCACCGTCGGGGAGATCCCGGTCGGTCTGCGCACCGAGTACGTCTGCGTGCCCTCCGTGGAGCAGATCGTGTACGCGACGCTGGTGCTCTCCAACGCCACCGACCAGGCCCTGCTGGCCGGCCCGGTGGAGGTCACCGTCGACGAGGACTTCCTGCTGACCGCTGCCTTGCCCACGCTCGCCCCCGGCGGAGTCCGCCGGGTGGGGCTCGGGCCCGCCGAGGGGGTCCGGGTCACCCGTCGTACGAACCTGCGCGAGTCGACGTCGGGCCTGCGCAACAACACCACCGTGCTCGACCACCAGGTCCACGTGGAGCTGGCCAACCGGCTCGCCGGGCCGGTCACCGTCGAGGTCCACGAGCGGGTGCCCGTCAGCTCCGATCCGGACGTGCGGATCGAGGAACGCGCCGACTGGACGACGCCCGAGGCCGGCGCCGGCCCGGAACACCACGCCCCGGGCACCCGCGTCTGGCGGGTGGACCTCCCCGCCGGGGGAACCATCGCCCTCGACGGCGGCTACGAGATCCGCATCCCGGCCGGCAAGGCCGTGGTCGGCGGCAACCGCAGGAGCTGA